From a single Calonectris borealis chromosome 19, bCalBor7.hap1.2, whole genome shotgun sequence genomic region:
- the MYO18A gene encoding unconventional myosin-XVIIIa isoform X3 has protein sequence MFNLMKKDKEKDGARKEKKEKKEKKERMSAAELKSLEEMSMRRGFFNLNRASKRDSKTRLEISNPIPIKVASGSELHLTDIDSDSNRGSVILDSGHLSTASSSDDLKVDDANFKGSVLQRAAKFGSLAKQNSQMIVKRFSFSQKSRDESTSETSTPSEHSAAPSPQVEVRTLETQLTKHGVPPGHPCTPPAASLRARVPELVGKRFPAELRLPALVPPQPPTPRQLELQRRNTGDFGFSLRRTTMLDRAPDGQVYRRVVHFAEPGAGTKDLALGLVPGDRLVEINGRNVENKSRDEIVEMIRQSGETVQLKVQPILELSELSRCWLRGGQGTRRAAWDAKTEEQIAAEEAWYETEKVWLVHRDGFSLGSQLRPEEGSPLPEGKVKVKLDHDGAILEVEEDDVEKANPPSCDRAEDLASLLYLNESSVLHTLRQRYGGNLLHTYAGPTMVIINPLSSPSMYSEKVMHMFKGCRREDTSPHIYAVAQAAYRSLLMSRQDQAVVLLGASGSGKTTNCQHLVQYLATIAGSTGKVFSAEKWQALYTVLEAFGNSSTGMNGNATRFSQIISLDFDQAGQVASASVQTLLLEKLRVAKRPANEATFNVFYYLLACSDSALRTELHFNHLAENNVFGIAPLSKPEEKQKATQQFNKLQAAMKVMGISSDEQKAFWLVLGAIYHLGAAGATKDADEAGRKQFARHEWAQKAAYLLGCSLEELSSSIFKHQPKGTLQRSTSFRQGPDEPPLGDGGTGPKLTALECLEGMAAGLYSEVFTLLISLLNRALKSSQHSVCSVTVVDTPGAQNPELAGQSRGATFEELCHNYTQERLQLLFHQRTFARELERYKEENIELALADAEPGSSGSVAAVDQPSHQALVRSLARTDEARGLLWLLEEEALQPGGNEDTLLERLFSYYGPQEGGKKGHNPLLPSDKPRHFLLGHSSGTNWVEYDATGWLNHVKHNPASQNASVLLQESQKKVISSLFAGRGGSALVLSGSVAGLEGGSQLALRRATSMRKTFTTGVAAVKKKSLCIQIKLQVDALIDSIKKSKLHFVHCFLPKAAGGGGDPRALPCQRVSGSELELPAEHCEAGLMQLDVPLLRAQLRGSRLLDALRMYRQGYPDHMVFAEFRRRFDVLAPHLTKKHGRNYIVVDEKRAVEELLESLELEKSSYHMGLSRVFFRAGSLARLEEQRDAQTSRNITLFQAACRGFLARQQFKKRKIQDLAIRCVQKNIKKNKGVKGWPWWKLFTTVRPLIEVQLTEDQIRGKDEEIQQLKSKLEKVEKERNELRLNSDRLESRITELTSELTDERNTGESASQLLDAETAERLRAEKEMKDLQAKYDALKKQMESMEMEVMEARLIRAAELNGELDDDDSGGEWRLKYERAVREIDFTKKRLQQELEDKLEVEQQGKRQLERRLTDLQADSEESQRALQQLKKKCQRLAAELQDTKLHLEGQQGRNHDLEKKQRRFDSELSQAHEEAQRERLQREKLSREKDVLVAEVFGLKQLLEDKDSDIVGLTQKAEALEAELQDISSQESKDEASLAKVKKQLRDLEAKVKDQEEELDEQAGTIQMLEQAKLRLEMEMERLRQTHAKEVESRDEEVEEIRQSCQKKLKQMEVQLEEEYEDKQKVLREKRELESKLSAVSEQANQRDFETEKRLRRDLKRTKALLADAQIMLDHLKNNAPSKREIAQLKNQLEESEFTCAAAVKARKSMEVEIEDLHLQIDDLAKAKAALEEQLSRLQREKNEVQSRLEEDQEDMNELMKKHKAAVAQASRDLAQMNDLQAQLEEVSKEKQELQEKLQGLQSQLEFLEQSMVDKSLVSRQEAKIRELESRLEFERTQVKRLESLATRLKENMEKLTEERDQRAAAENREKEQNKRLQRQLRDVKEEMGELAKKEAEASRKKHELEMDLESLEAANQSLQSDLKLAFKRIGDLQAAIEDEMESDSNEDLINSDGDSDVDSELEERVDGVKSWLSKNKGSSKALSDDGSLKGSSPPGSRHPFTYDRWDEEQDAGDSTRRSSRSSPSASEAESRAAETPA, from the exons ATGTTCAACCTGATGAAGAAGGACAAAGAGAAGGATGGGGCCcgaaaggagaagaaggaaaagaaggagaagaaggagcgGATGTCGGCAGCTGAGCTCAAGAGCCTGGAGGAGATGAGCATGCGCCGGGGCTTCTTTAACCTCAACCGTGCCTCCAAGCGGGACTCCAAGACCCGCCTGGAGATCTCCAACCCCATCCCCATCAAGGTGGCCAGTGGCTCTGAGCTGCATCTCACGGACATAGACTCCGACAGCAACCGGGGCAGCGTCATCTTGGACTCGGGCCACCTGAGCACGGCCAGCTCCAGCGATGACCTCAAGGTGGACGATGCCAACTTCAAGGGCTCGGTGCTGCAGCGGGCAGCCAAGTTCGGCTCGTTGGCCAAGCAGAACTCCCAGATGATCGTCAAACGCTTCTCCTTCTCCCAGAAAAGCCGGGACGAGAGCACCTCAGAGACATCCACCCCCTCTGAGCactcggcagccccctccccgcaggtGGAGGTGCGGACGCTGGAGACCCAGCTCACCAAGCACGGGGtccccccaggacacccctgtacccctcccgccgcctccctgcGTGCCAGGGTGCCGGAGCTCGTCGGCAAGAGGTTCCCCGCCGAGCTGCGGCTGCCCGCCTTggtgcccccgcagccccccaccccgcggcagctggagctgcagaggcGCAACACCGGCGATTTTGGCTTCTCCCTACGCCGCACCACCATGCTGGACCGGGCGCCCGACGGGCAGGTGTACCGGCGCGTCGTGCACTTCGCCGAACCCGGAGCCGGCACCAAAGACTTGGCGTTGGGCTTGGTGCCGGGTGACCGGCTGGTGGAGATCAACGGGCGAAACGTGGAGAACAAATCCCGGGATGAGATTGTGGAGATGATCCGGCAGTCGGGGGAGACGGTGCAGCTGAAGGTGCAGCCCATCCTGGAGCTGAGCGAGCTGAGCCGCTGCTGGCTGCGGGGTGGCCAGGGGACGCGCCGCGCTGCCTGGGAT GCCAAGACGGAGGAGCAGATAGCGGCCGAGGAGGCCTGGTACGAGACCGAGAAGGTGTGGCTGGTGCACAGGGATGGCTTCTCCTTGG GCAGCCAGCTGCGGCCGGAGgagggcagccccctgcccgAGGGCAAGGTGAAGGTGAAACTGGACCACGACGGAGCCAtcctggaggtggaggaggacGATGTGGAGAAG GCAAACCCCCCCTCCTGCGACCGCGCGGAGGACCTCGCCAGCCTCCTCTACCTCAACGAATCCAGCGTGCTGCACACGCTGCGGCAGCGCTACGGCGGCAACCTCCTGCACACCTACGCCGGCCCCACCATGGTCATCATCAACCCGCTGAGCTCCCCCTCCATGTACTCTGAGAAG gTCATGCACATGTTCAAAGGGTGCCGCAGGGAGGACACGTCCCCGCACATCTACGCGGTGGCCCAGGCCGCCTACCGCAGCCTGCTGATGAGCCGCCAGGACCAGGCGGTCGTGCTGCTGGGCGCCAGCGGCAGCGGCAAAACCACCAACTGTCAGCACCTTGTCCAGTACCTCGCCACCATCGCCGGCAGCACCGGCAAAGTCTTCTCCG CGGAGAAGTGGCAGGCTCTCTACACCGTCCTGGAGGCTTTTGGCAATAGCAGCACCGGCATGAATGGCAACGCCACCCGCTTCTCCCAGATCATCTCTCTGGACTTCGACCAGGCTGGGCAGGTGGCATCTGCCTCCGTACAG ACACTGCTGTTGGAGAAGCTGCGTGTCGCCAAGCGCCCGGCCAACGAGGCCACCTTCAACGTCTTCTACTACCTGCTGGCCTGCTCCGACAGCGCCCTGCG GACTGAGCTTCACTTCAACCACCTGGCAGAGAACAACGTCTTCGGCATCGCGCCCCTCTCCAAG CCGGAGGAAAAGCAGAAGGCGACCCAGCAGTTCAACAAGCTCCAGGCTGCCATGAAGGTGATGGGCATCTCCAGCGATGAGCAGAAAGCCTTCTGGCTCGTCCTGGGGGCCATTTATCATCTGGGGGCCGCTGGGGCCACGAAAG ACGCCGACGAAG CCGGGAGGAAGCAGTTTGCACGGCACGAGTGGGCTCAGAAAGCCGCTTacctgctgggctgcagcctggAGGAGCTTTCCTCCTCCATCTTCAAGCACCAGCCCAAGGGCACCCTGCAGCGATCCACCTCCTTCCGGCAGGGCCCCGACGAGCCCCCCCTGGGTGACGGCGGCACAG GTCCCAAGCTGACGGCGCTGGAGTGCCTGGAGGGCATGGCAGCCGGCTTGTACTCCGAGGTCTTCACCCTCCTCATCTCCCTCCTCAACAG GGCGCTGAAGTCGAGCCAGCACTCGGTGTGCTCGGTGACAGTGGTGGACACCCCCGGGGCGCAAAACCCCGAGCtggcggggcagagccggggggccaCCTTCGAGGAGCTCTGCCACAACTACACCCAGGAGCGCCTGCAGCTCCTCTTCCACCAGCGCACCTTCGCCCGCGAGCTGGAGCGCTACAAGGAG GAGAACATAGAGCTTGCCCTGGCTGATGCCGAGCCCGGCTCCTCTGGCTCTGTAGCCGCTGTAGACCAGCCCTCGCACCAGGCACTG GTCCGGTCGCTGGCCCGCACGGACGAGGCGCGggggctgctgtggctgctggaggaggaggcgtTGCAGCCGGGCGGCAACGAGGACACCTTGCTGGAGCGGCTCTTCTCCTACTACGGCCCCCAGGAAGGGGGCAAGAAAG GGCACAACCCGCTGCTCCCCAGCGACAAGCCCCGACACTTCCTCCTGGGTCACAGCTCGGGGACCAACTGGGTGGAGTACGATGCCACGGGCTGGCTCAACCACGTCAAGCACAACCCGGCCTCCCAAAACGCCTCCGTCCTGCTGCAGGAGTCACAGAA GAAGGTCATCAGCAGCCTGTTTGCTGGCCGCGGTGGGTCGGCACTGGTGCTGTCGGGCTCGgtggcggggctggagggggggtcccagctggccCTGCGCCGGGCCACCAGCATGCGCAAGACCTTCACCACCGGCGTGGCCGCCGTCAAGAAGAAGTCCCTCTGCATCCAGATCAAGCTGCAAGTG GACGCCCTCATTGACAGCATCAAGAAGTCCAAGCTCCATTTCGTGCACTGCTTCCTGCCCaaggcggcggggggcggcggggacccccgggcTCTGCCGTGCCAGCGGGTGAGCGGCAGTGAGCTGGAGCTGCCGGCGGAGCACTGCGAGGCCGGGCTCATGCAGCTGGACGTGCCCCTCCTGCGCGCCCAGCTCCGCGGCTCCCGCCTGCTTGATGCCCTCCGCATGTACCGCCAAG ggtACCCCGACCACATGGTGTTTGCGGAGTTCAGGCGGCGCTTTGACGTCCTGGCCCCGCACCTGACCAAGAAGCACGGGCGCAACTACATCGTGGTGGACGAGAAGCGG GCGGTGGAGGAGCTCCTGGAGTCACTGGAGCTGGAGAAGAGCAGCTACCACATGGGCTTGAGCCGG gTGTTTTTCCGGGCCGGGTCGCTggccaggctggaggagcagcgggACGCGCAGACCAGCAGGAACATCACCCTCTTCCAGGCGGCGTGCAGGGGCTTCCTGGCACGGCAGCAGTTCAAGAAGAGGAAG ATCCAGGATTTGGCCATCCGGTGCGTGCAGAAGAACATCAAGAAGAACAAGGGGGTGAAGGGCTGGCCCTGGTGGAAGCTCTTCACCACCGTGCGGCCCCTCATCGAGGTGCAGCTCACCGAGGACCAGATCCGCGGCAAAGAC GAAGAGATCCAGCAGCTAAAGAGCAAACTTGAGAAGGTGGAGAAGGAGCGTAACGAGCTCCGGCTCAACAGCGACCGCCTGGAGAGCAGG atcACAGAGCTGACGTCGGAGCTGACGGACGAGCGAAACACCGGCGAGTCGGCCTCCCAGCTGCTGGACGCCGAGACGGCCGAGAGGCTGCGGGCCGAGAAGGAGATGAAGGACCTGCAG GCCAAGTACGATGCTCTGAAGAAGCAGATGGAGTCGATGGAGATGGAGGTGATGGAGGCTCGGCTCATCCGGGCGGCCGAGCTCAACGGAGAGCTCGACGATGATGATTCGG GTGGCGAATGGCGGCTGAAATACGAGCGGGCGGTGCGGGAGATCGACTTCACCAAGAAacggctgcagcaggagctggaggacaaaCTGGAGGTGGAGCAGCAGGGCAAGAGGCAGCTGGAGCGCAGG cTGACGGACCTGCAGGCAGACAGCGAGGAGAGCCAGCGGGCgctgcagcagctgaagaagaAGTGCCAGCGCCTGGCCGCGGAGCTGCAGGACACCAAGCTGCACCTCGAGGGCCAGCAAGGACGCAACCACGACCTGGAGAAGAAGCAGCGGAG GTTCGACAGCGAGCTCTCGCAGGCGCACGAGGAGGCGCAGCGGGAGAGGCTGCAGCGGGAGAAGCTGAGCCGCGAGAAGGACGTGCTGGTGGCCGAGGTCTTCGGCCTcaagcagctgctggag GACAAGGACTCGGACATCGTGGGGCTGACGCAGAAGGCGGAGGCGCTGGAGGCCGAGCTGCAGGACATCTCCTCCCAGGAGTCGAAGGACGAGGCGTCCCTGGCCAAGGTGAAGAAGCAGCTGCGGGACCTGGAGGCGAAGGTCAAAgaccaggaggaggaactggacGAGCAGGCTGGGACCATCcagatgctggagcag GCCAAGCTGCggctggagatggagatggagcgGCTGCGGCAGACCCATGCCAAGGAGGTGGAGAGCCGCGACGAGGAGGTGGAGGAGATTCGGCAGTCGTGCCAGAAGAAG CTGAAGCAGATGGAGGTGCAGCTGGAAGAGGAGTACGAGGACAAGCAGAAGGTGCTGAGAGAGAAACGGGAACTGGAAAGCAAGTTATCTGCTGTCAGCGAGCAG GCCAACCAGCGGGACTTCGAGACGGAGAAGCGTCTGCGCCGGGACCTGAAGAGGACGAAGGCGCTGCTGGCCGACGCGCAGATCATGCTGGATCACCTGAAGAACAACGCGCCCAGCAAGAGGGAGATCGCCCAGCTCAAGAACCAG CTGGAGGAGTCGGAGTTCACCTGCGCGGCCGCTGTCAAGGCCCGCAAGTCCATGGAGGTGGAGATCGAAGACCTCCACCTGCAGATCGACGACCTTGCCAAAGCCAAGGCAGCG ctggaggagcagctgagcCGGCTGCAGCGGGAGAAAAACGAGGTGCAGAGTCGGCTGGAGGAGGACCAGGAGGACATGAACGAGCTGATGAAGAAGCACAAGGCGGCTGTGGCCCAG GCGTCCCGGGACCTGGCGCAGATGAACGACCTCCAGGCACAGCTGGAGGAGGTCAGCAAGGagaagcaggagctgcaggaaaag CTGCAAGGCCTGCAGAGTCAGCTGGAATTCCTGGAGCAATCCATGGTGGACAAATCACTGGTGAGCCGGCAAGAGGCCAAGATCCGCGAGCTGGAGAGCAGGCTGGAGTTCGAGCGGACTCAAGTCAAGCGCCTGGAG AGCCTGGCCACGCGGCTGAAGGAGAACATGGAGAAGCTGACGGAGGAGCGCGATCAGCGCGCGGCCGCCGAGAACCGGGAGAAGGAACAGAACAAGCGGCTGCAGCGGCAGCTCCGCGATGTCAAGGAGGAGATGGGCGAGCTGGCCAAGAAGGAGGCGGAGGCCAGCCGCAAGAAGCACGAGCTG